Proteins encoded together in one Helicobacter pylori window:
- a CDS encoding DUF874 family protein, with protein MESIKTGKTNKVGKNTETANTKANKETHFKQASAITNTLRSIGGFFTKIVKKVRELVKKHPKKSNAALVVLTHVACKRAKELDDKVQDKSKQAEKENQINWWKYSGLTIATSLLLAACSAGDTDKQIELEQEKQKTSNIETNNQIKVEQEKQKTSNIETNNQIKVEQEKQKTSNIETNNQIKVEQEQQKTEQEKQKTINTQKDFIKYIEQNCKENHGQFFIKKGGIKAGIGIEVEAECKTPKPTKTNQTPIQPKHLPNSKQPRSQRGSKAQELIAYLQKELESLPYSQKAIAKQVDFYRPSSIAYLELDPRDFKATEEWQKENLKIRSKAQAKMLEMRNPQAHLSTSQSLLFLQKIFADVNKEIKAVANTEKKAEKAGYGYSKRM; from the coding sequence ATGGAATCAATAAAAACAGGAAAAACAAATAAGGTTGGCAAAAACACAGAGACAGCTAACACAAAGGCAAATAAAGAGACTCATTTCAAACAAGCGAGCGCCATTACAAATACGCTCAGATCAATTGGTGGGTTTTTTACAAAAATTGTAAAGAAAGTTAGAGAACTTGTAAAAAAACACCCCAAGAAAAGCAATGCGGCATTAGTAGTATTGACCCATGTTGCATGCAAGAGGGCAAAAGAATTAGACGATAAAGTCCAGGATAAATCCAAACAAGCTGAAAAAGAAAATCAAATCAATTGGTGGAAGTATTCAGGACTCACAATAGCGACAAGTTTATTATTAGCCGCTTGTAGCGCTGGTGATACTGATAAACAGATAGAGTTAGAACAAGAAAAACAAAAGACAAGCAATATAGAAACCAATAATCAAATAAAAGTAGAACAAGAAAAACAAAAGACAAGCAATATAGAAACCAATAATCAAATAAAAGTAGAACAAGAAAAACAAAAGACAAGCAATATAGAAACCAATAATCAAATAAAAGTAGAACAAGAACAACAAAAGACAGAACAAGAAAAACAAAAGACAATTAATACACAGAAAGATTTCATTAAATACATAGAACAAAATTGCAAAGAAAATCATGGCCAATTCTTTATTAAAAAAGGAGGAATTAAGGCTGGTATTGGTATAGAAGTAGAAGCTGAATGCAAAACCCCTAAGCCCACAAAAACCAATCAAACCCCTATCCAGCCAAAACACCTCCCAAACTCTAAACAACCCCGCTCTCAAAGAGGATCAAAAGCGCAAGAGCTTATAGCTTATTTGCAAAAAGAATTAGAATCTCTGCCCTATTCACAAAAAGCTATCGCTAAACAAGTGGATTTTTACAGGCCAAGTTCTATCGCTTATTTAGAACTAGATCCTAGAGATTTTAAAGCTACAGAAGAATGGCAAAAAGAAAATCTAAAAATACGCTCTAAAGCTCAAGCTAAAATGCTTGAAATGAGAAACCCACAAGCCCACCTTTCAACCTCTCAAAGCCTTTTGTTCCTTCAAAAAATATTTGCTGATGTTAATAAAGAAATAAAAGCAGTTGCTAATACTGAAAAGAAAGCAGAAAAAGCGGGTTATGGTTATAGTAAAAGGATGTAG
- a CDS encoding radical SAM protein, which produces MAKENPPIVFGPILSRRFGKSLGVDLSPSKKQCNYNCIYCELGKAKPIERMEEVIKVETLINAIQNALNNLATPIDVLTITANGEPTLYPHLLELIQSIKPFLKGVKTLILSNGSLFYEPKVQQALKEFDIVKFSLDAIDLKAFERVDKPYSKDINKILEGILRFSQIYQGQLVAEVLLIKGVNDSANNLKLIAAFLKQINIARVDLSTIDRPSSFKAPKLSEDELLKCSLFFEGLCVSLPKRSITQAKKLISCDADELLALISRRPLSAEEAPLILDPNAFKHLETLLNHKQITIKKVGSLEFYCTF; this is translated from the coding sequence ATGGCTAAAGAAAATCCGCCTATCGTTTTTGGGCCTATTTTATCTAGGCGTTTTGGGAAGTCTTTGGGCGTGGATCTATCGCCCTCTAAAAAACAATGCAATTACAATTGCATTTATTGCGAGTTGGGTAAAGCCAAGCCCATTGAACGCATGGAAGAAGTGATCAAAGTGGAAACCTTGATTAACGCCATTCAAAACGCCCTAAACAACCTTGCTACCCCCATTGATGTTTTAACCATTACCGCTAATGGCGAACCCACGCTATACCCTCATTTATTAGAGCTTATCCAAAGCATTAAGCCTTTTTTAAAGGGCGTTAAAACTTTGATTTTAAGCAACGGATCGCTCTTTTATGAGCCAAAAGTCCAACAAGCCTTAAAGGAATTTGACATCGTTAAATTTTCTTTAGACGCTATTGATTTGAAAGCCTTTGAAAGAGTGGATAAGCCTTATTCCAAAGACATTAACAAGATTTTAGAGGGGATTTTGCGCTTTTCTCAAATCTATCAGGGGCAACTGGTGGCTGAAGTGCTGTTAATTAAGGGCGTGAATGATAGCGCGAACAACTTAAAACTCATCGCTGCCTTTTTAAAACAAATCAATATAGCCAGAGTGGATTTAAGCACCATAGACAGACCCTCAAGCTTTAAAGCCCCAAAATTGAGCGAAGATGAATTGTTAAAATGCTCTTTGTTTTTTGAAGGGCTTTGCGTGAGTTTGCCTAAACGATCCATTACTCAAGCTAAAAAATTGATTTCTTGCGATGCGGACGAATTGCTCGCTTTAATTTCCAGGCGCCCTTTAAGCGCAGAAGAAGCCCCCCTAATACTGGATCCTAACGCTTTTAAGCATTTAGAAACTTTATTAAACCATAAGCAAATTACGATTAAAAAAGTCGGCTCTTTGGAGTTTTATTGCACGTTTTAA